A stretch of Burkholderia sp. HI2500 DNA encodes these proteins:
- a CDS encoding glutathione S-transferase family protein: MLTVWGRRNAFNVQKVMWLVDELALAHRHVPAGGQFGVLDTPAFLAMNPHGRIPVIDDGGTFVWESHSILRYLAARYGRPGFWHDDPAEQSRADRWMDWSQTTLQPTFLNGVFRGYFRTPPEQRDTVRVEQSIAQCAQHFQALDAALAAQPFLAGDTLTLADIAAGTHLYRYFELDIARPDIPHVQAWYERLKARPAYRTHVMIPFDDLRGRLD, encoded by the coding sequence ATGCTGACCGTATGGGGACGCCGCAATGCATTCAACGTCCAGAAGGTGATGTGGCTCGTCGACGAGCTCGCGCTTGCGCATCGGCACGTGCCGGCCGGCGGGCAGTTCGGCGTACTCGACACGCCCGCGTTTCTCGCAATGAACCCGCACGGACGCATACCCGTGATCGACGATGGCGGCACGTTCGTCTGGGAATCGCACAGCATCCTGCGCTACCTCGCCGCGCGTTACGGACGCCCCGGCTTCTGGCACGACGACCCCGCCGAACAGTCGCGCGCCGACCGCTGGATGGACTGGTCGCAAACCACGTTGCAGCCGACGTTCCTGAACGGCGTGTTCCGGGGCTACTTCCGGACGCCGCCCGAACAGCGCGACACGGTGCGCGTCGAGCAAAGCATCGCGCAGTGCGCGCAGCACTTCCAGGCGCTCGACGCGGCGCTGGCCGCGCAGCCGTTTCTCGCAGGCGACACGCTCACGCTCGCCGACATCGCGGCCGGCACGCACCTGTATCGCTACTTCGAACTCGACATCGCACGACCGGACATCCCGCACGTGCAAGCGTGGTACGAGCGGCTGAAAGCGCGGCCCGCGTATCGCACGCACGTGATGATTCCGTTCGACGACCTGCGCGGGCGGCTCGATTAG
- the ydiJ gene encoding D-2-hydroxyglutarate dehydrogenase YdiJ, whose translation MSIASLPRPASPPAHAYRDFLAALQAAGFAGEIRADHANRTVQATDNSIYQRLPQAVICPAHADDVRLLARLLAEPAHRDVAVAARGGGTGTNGQSLTDGVVVDLSRNMNRILEIDVEQRWVRVQAGVVKDQLNAALKPHGLFFAPELSTSNRATVGGMINTDASGQGSCTYGKTRDHVLELDFVLMGGEQLHSEALADDELERRCAREDRIGKVYRTARRISDDKAALIEAKFPKLNRCLTGYDLAHLREPDGRFNLNSVLCGAEGSLGFVVEAKLNVLPIPKYSVLVNVRYAGFMDALRDARALLAHQPLSIETVDSKVLMLAMKDFVWSSVAEYFPQDDARPTLGINLIEFSGDDAEDVDARVRAFVDHLRTDASVERLGHTLAAGDDAVKRVYAMRKRAVGLLGNVQGEARPQPFVEDTAVPPENLAAYIAEFRALLDGHGLQYGMFGHVDAGVLHVRPALDMKDPKQAALVRPVSDAVAELTQRHGGLLWGEHGKGVRSEYAPAFFGELYPSLQQLKAAFDPHNQFNPGKIATPPENTMRLLKIDEVPTRGDHDRQIDERVWQSYGTAMHCNGNGACYNFDPDDAMCPSWKATRERVQSPKGRASLMREWLRLQGQAGVDVVAAARARQPFLGGLATRWRNSRAARNGEADFSHEVYDAMAGCLACKSCAGQCPVKVNVPEFRSRFLELYHQRYLRPLRDYLIGSLEFTMPWMARVPALYNGLMRSGWVRTVLERHVGMVDSPLLSRFDLAAVIRQWRVKPADPQALAALSDAQRARSVVIVQDTFTRYFDTEQLATLIELAARMGFQVWLAPLAPNGKALHVQGFLRAFEQAAIRNATQLAALARSGVALVGLDPAMTLTYRQEYLKVTGLTDVPKVALPQEWLLQALPEAGTGDGVGGVPTSYRLLPHCTEKTNAPDSGKQWAQVFARHGLRLKVESTGCCGMSGTYGHEARNLATSKTIYAQSWASHVDGPEDEGEALATGYSCRSQVKRMSSKQVRHPLQALLDHMRAVG comes from the coding sequence ATGTCGATCGCCTCGTTGCCCCGTCCCGCCAGCCCGCCCGCGCATGCGTACCGTGATTTTCTCGCCGCGCTGCAGGCCGCCGGATTCGCCGGGGAAATCCGCGCGGACCATGCGAACCGGACGGTGCAGGCCACCGACAACTCGATCTACCAGCGCCTGCCGCAAGCGGTGATCTGCCCCGCGCATGCGGACGACGTCCGGCTGCTGGCACGGCTGCTCGCCGAGCCCGCGCATCGCGACGTCGCGGTGGCCGCGCGCGGCGGCGGCACGGGCACCAACGGGCAGTCGCTGACCGACGGCGTGGTCGTCGACCTGTCGCGCAACATGAACCGGATCCTCGAAATCGACGTCGAGCAGCGCTGGGTGCGCGTGCAGGCGGGCGTCGTCAAGGATCAGCTCAACGCGGCGCTGAAGCCGCACGGGCTGTTCTTCGCGCCGGAACTGTCGACGTCGAACCGCGCGACCGTCGGCGGAATGATCAACACCGACGCGAGCGGGCAGGGCAGCTGCACGTACGGCAAGACGCGCGACCACGTGCTCGAGCTCGATTTCGTGCTGATGGGCGGAGAGCAGCTGCACAGCGAAGCACTCGCGGACGACGAGCTCGAGCGCCGCTGCGCGCGCGAGGACCGCATCGGCAAGGTCTACCGCACCGCGCGGCGCATCAGCGACGACAAGGCGGCGCTGATCGAAGCGAAGTTTCCGAAGCTCAACCGCTGCCTGACCGGCTACGACCTCGCGCACCTGCGCGAACCGGACGGCCGCTTCAACCTGAACAGCGTGCTGTGCGGCGCGGAAGGCTCGCTCGGCTTCGTCGTCGAGGCGAAGCTCAACGTGCTGCCGATCCCGAAGTACTCGGTGCTGGTCAACGTGCGCTATGCGGGCTTCATGGACGCGCTGCGTGACGCACGTGCCCTGCTCGCGCACCAGCCGCTGTCGATCGAGACGGTCGACTCGAAGGTGCTGATGCTGGCGATGAAGGACTTCGTGTGGAGCAGCGTGGCCGAGTATTTCCCGCAGGACGACGCCCGGCCGACGCTCGGCATCAACCTGATCGAATTCAGCGGCGACGATGCGGAGGACGTCGATGCACGCGTGCGCGCGTTCGTCGACCATCTGCGCACCGATGCGAGCGTGGAGCGCCTGGGGCACACGCTCGCGGCCGGCGACGACGCGGTGAAGCGCGTGTATGCGATGCGCAAGCGCGCGGTGGGCCTGCTCGGCAACGTGCAGGGCGAGGCGCGCCCGCAGCCGTTCGTCGAGGACACTGCGGTGCCGCCCGAGAACCTCGCCGCGTACATCGCCGAATTCCGCGCGCTGCTCGACGGCCACGGGCTGCAATACGGGATGTTCGGGCACGTCGATGCCGGTGTGCTGCACGTGCGGCCGGCGCTCGACATGAAGGACCCGAAGCAGGCGGCGCTGGTGCGGCCCGTATCGGATGCGGTGGCCGAGCTCACGCAGCGCCACGGCGGCCTGTTGTGGGGCGAGCACGGCAAGGGCGTGCGCTCCGAATATGCGCCGGCATTCTTCGGCGAGCTGTATCCGTCGCTGCAGCAACTGAAGGCCGCGTTCGATCCGCACAACCAGTTCAACCCGGGCAAGATCGCGACGCCGCCGGAAAACACGATGCGGCTGCTGAAGATCGACGAAGTGCCGACGCGCGGCGACCACGACCGGCAGATCGACGAGCGCGTGTGGCAGAGCTACGGCACCGCGATGCACTGCAACGGCAATGGCGCGTGCTACAACTTCGATCCGGACGACGCGATGTGCCCGTCGTGGAAGGCGACGCGCGAACGCGTGCAATCGCCGAAGGGGCGGGCGTCGCTGATGCGCGAATGGTTGCGCCTGCAAGGGCAGGCCGGCGTCGACGTCGTCGCGGCGGCGCGTGCGCGGCAGCCGTTCCTGGGCGGCCTTGCCACGCGCTGGCGCAACAGCCGCGCGGCGCGCAACGGCGAAGCCGATTTCTCGCACGAGGTGTACGACGCGATGGCCGGATGCCTCGCGTGCAAGTCGTGCGCGGGGCAGTGCCCGGTGAAGGTGAACGTGCCGGAGTTTCGCTCGCGTTTTCTCGAGCTGTATCACCAGCGCTACCTGCGGCCGCTGCGCGACTACCTGATCGGTTCGCTCGAATTCACGATGCCGTGGATGGCGCGGGTGCCCGCGCTGTACAACGGGCTGATGCGCTCGGGATGGGTGCGCACGGTGCTGGAGCGGCACGTCGGCATGGTCGACAGCCCGCTGCTGAGCCGCTTCGATCTCGCGGCCGTGATCCGTCAATGGCGCGTGAAGCCGGCCGATCCGCAGGCGCTTGCCGCACTGAGCGATGCGCAGCGCGCACGCAGCGTCGTCATCGTGCAGGACACCTTCACGCGCTATTTCGATACCGAGCAACTGGCGACGCTGATCGAGCTGGCGGCGCGCATGGGCTTCCAGGTGTGGCTCGCGCCGCTCGCGCCGAACGGCAAGGCGCTGCACGTGCAGGGCTTCCTGCGCGCGTTCGAGCAGGCGGCGATCCGCAATGCGACGCAGCTGGCCGCGCTGGCGCGCTCGGGTGTCGCGCTGGTCGGCCTCGATCCGGCGATGACGCTCACGTATCGGCAGGAGTACCTGAAGGTGACGGGGCTCACCGATGTGCCGAAAGTTGCGCTGCCGCAGGAGTGGTTGCTGCAGGCGTTGCCGGAGGCTGGTACTGGCGACGGTGTCGGCGGCGTGCCCACGTCGTACCGGTTACTGCCGCACTGCACCGAGAAGACCAATGCGCCCGACAGCGGCAAGCAATGGGCCCAGGTATTCGCGCGGCACGGGCTGCGGTTGAAGGTCGAGTCGACCGGGTGCTGCGGGATGTCGGGTACCTACGGGCACGAGGCGCGCAATCTCGCGACGTCGAAGACGATCTATGCCCAGTCGTGGGCGTCACACGTGGACGGGCCGGAGGACGAAGGCGAGGCGCTGGCGACCGGCTATTCGTGCCGCAGCCAGGTGAAGCGGATGTCGTCGAAGCAGGTGCGCCATCCGTTGCAGGCGCTGCTCGATCACATGCGGGCGGTGGGGTGA
- a CDS encoding LysR substrate-binding domain-containing protein, with the protein MTMIHSSSRRPAGASTRSKRAPAASPAAAPAPGSRPPLASLETVCTVAREGSFLAAADVSGVTHGAISRRVAAVENWLGLRLFERHARGVRLTPDGQRFVGRIEQAFAIIDSAADQWRSPRTPRLVRMSVVPAFAQLWLLERQHALESEAPALRIELGIDLRNVDIAGGEADLSIRYGRGNWRQLDTRAFMPERLYPVAHPRLAAQLSKARRRRGDAALLDMPLLHDSDVTGWRTWFDALGVPFKPRAQDRRFEDYNLVLAAAEAGLGVALARVPLADAYLKRSELVRVSPHEVDSVLRYYFVHAKGENRPEVLALMERMRAAVGAGG; encoded by the coding sequence ATGACGATGATTCACAGCTCGAGCCGGCGGCCGGCCGGCGCTTCAACCCGCTCGAAGCGCGCGCCGGCGGCGTCGCCCGCCGCAGCGCCGGCGCCGGGTTCGCGGCCGCCGCTCGCGAGTCTCGAGACGGTGTGCACGGTCGCGCGCGAGGGTTCGTTCCTGGCCGCGGCGGATGTCTCCGGCGTGACGCACGGCGCGATCAGCCGGCGGGTGGCCGCTGTCGAAAACTGGCTCGGCCTGCGGTTGTTCGAACGTCATGCGCGCGGCGTGCGCCTGACGCCGGACGGCCAGCGCTTCGTCGGCCGGATCGAGCAGGCGTTCGCGATCATCGACAGTGCGGCCGATCAGTGGCGCTCGCCGCGTACGCCGCGGCTGGTCAGGATGAGCGTGGTGCCGGCCTTCGCGCAGCTCTGGCTGCTCGAGCGCCAGCATGCACTCGAGAGCGAGGCGCCCGCATTGCGGATCGAACTCGGCATCGATCTGCGCAACGTGGATATCGCCGGCGGCGAAGCAGACCTGTCGATCCGGTACGGGCGCGGCAACTGGCGTCAGCTCGACACCCGTGCGTTCATGCCGGAACGACTCTATCCGGTCGCGCATCCGCGGCTTGCCGCGCAACTGTCGAAGGCGCGCCGCCGGCGCGGCGATGCCGCGTTGCTCGACATGCCGTTGCTGCACGATTCCGACGTGACCGGCTGGCGCACGTGGTTCGATGCATTGGGCGTGCCGTTCAAGCCGCGCGCGCAGGATCGCCGTTTCGAGGATTACAACCTCGTGCTGGCCGCCGCCGAGGCCGGGCTCGGCGTGGCGCTGGCGCGGGTACCGCTCGCCGACGCCTATCTCAAGCGCAGCGAACTCGTGCGCGTGAGCCCGCACGAAGTCGATTCGGTGCTCAGGTATTACTTCGTGCATGCGAAGGGGGAGAATCGGCCTGAGGTGCTGGCGTTGATGGAGCGGATGCGGGCGGCGGTGGGGGCAGGCGGCTAG
- a CDS encoding DNA-binding protein produces MCAMAYAEFQQELKKAQLTAREFARLIRMNESSITNYSSKGTVPSHLAVIAKLIGTMAAHEIDFRRVIRQMRIEPKRPRGGGAFPAVEKPRSRKTAKADA; encoded by the coding sequence ATGTGCGCAATGGCGTATGCGGAATTTCAACAGGAGTTGAAGAAGGCACAGCTGACGGCGCGCGAGTTCGCCCGCCTGATCCGGATGAACGAAAGCTCGATCACGAACTATTCGAGCAAGGGCACGGTTCCTTCCCACCTCGCGGTCATCGCGAAACTGATCGGCACGATGGCGGCGCACGAGATCGATTTCCGGCGCGTGATCCGGCAGATGCGGATCGAACCGAAACGGCCGCGCGGCGGCGGTGCGTTTCCTGCGGTGGAAAAACCACGTTCCAGAAAAACGGCGAAAGCCGACGCCTGA
- a CDS encoding helix-turn-helix transcriptional regulator produces MSAALPAPDLPLSHVAFVTETLGDIAQAVGTPQFMRAVYDTLVRYVDFDAVHLDYERSASSGRRSVGWIGSFGREPELVAQVMRHYYRSYASDDATYAAIETENDVQLLQVSAQRVASELRHLFFDAGDIHDECVIAGVTGGTRYSISIARSRRLPPFLLKELSLLKQLSQVVLPLASAHKRLLGAISADDAPRDELDLDLVAQWLPEWQERLTAREMHVCTSFIQGMTSAAIAQSMGLKTSTVDTYAKRAFAKLGVDSRRQLMTLVLRNASRRHDA; encoded by the coding sequence ATGAGCGCTGCGCTGCCCGCCCCCGATCTCCCGCTGAGCCACGTCGCGTTCGTGACCGAAACGCTGGGCGACATCGCGCAAGCTGTCGGCACGCCGCAGTTCATGCGCGCCGTCTACGACACGCTCGTGCGCTACGTCGATTTCGACGCCGTGCATCTCGACTACGAGCGCAGTGCGTCTTCCGGCCGGCGCAGCGTCGGCTGGATCGGCAGCTTCGGCCGCGAGCCCGAGCTGGTCGCGCAGGTGATGCGCCACTACTACCGCAGCTACGCGAGCGACGATGCAACGTACGCGGCGATCGAAACCGAAAACGACGTGCAGTTGCTGCAGGTGTCCGCGCAGCGTGTGGCGAGCGAGCTGCGGCATCTGTTCTTCGATGCCGGCGACATTCACGACGAATGCGTGATCGCGGGCGTGACGGGCGGCACGCGCTACTCGATCTCGATCGCGCGATCGCGGCGGCTGCCGCCGTTTTTGCTGAAGGAGCTGAGCCTGCTGAAGCAGCTTTCGCAGGTCGTGCTGCCGCTGGCGTCCGCGCACAAGCGCCTGCTCGGCGCGATCTCCGCCGACGACGCACCGCGTGACGAACTCGATCTCGACCTCGTCGCGCAATGGCTGCCCGAATGGCAGGAACGGTTGACCGCGCGCGAGATGCACGTGTGCACGTCGTTCATCCAGGGCATGACGTCGGCGGCCATCGCGCAATCGATGGGGCTCAAGACCTCCACCGTCGACACCTACGCGAAGCGCGCCTTCGCGAAGCTCGGCGTCGATTCGCGCCGGCAACTGATGACGCTCGTTCTGAGAAACGCGTCGCGGCGGCACGACGCATAG
- a CDS encoding sodium:proline symporter yields the protein MKRASVVPVLWAAFGAAVGSTVIELLLWPIVGDDAIGNLLRDTRLTAAIVMGRGVLGASAGFDPLVMAVATLVHLVLSLVYAAVLAKAIRNLSLAASLFVGGAFGLILYGVNLYAFTAIFPWFIPVRGAITLVAHLVFGITAAAAYRCARR from the coding sequence TTGAAACGAGCCAGTGTCGTCCCGGTTCTCTGGGCAGCGTTCGGTGCGGCGGTCGGTTCGACCGTCATCGAGCTGCTGCTCTGGCCGATCGTCGGCGACGACGCGATCGGGAACCTGCTGCGCGACACACGCCTCACGGCAGCCATCGTGATGGGGCGCGGCGTGCTCGGCGCGTCCGCCGGCTTCGATCCGCTCGTCATGGCGGTGGCGACCCTCGTGCATCTGGTGCTGTCGCTGGTCTATGCGGCCGTGCTGGCGAAGGCGATTCGCAACCTGTCGCTCGCGGCCTCGCTCTTCGTGGGCGGCGCGTTCGGCCTCATTCTGTACGGCGTCAACCTGTACGCGTTCACCGCGATCTTCCCGTGGTTCATTCCGGTTCGTGGCGCGATCACACTCGTGGCCCATCTGGTATTCGGGATCACGGCAGCGGCGGCCTACCGCTGCGCCAGGCGCTAG
- a CDS encoding branched-chain amino acid ABC transporter substrate-binding protein → MERSTVGMRCKPLITVALAAAAFAAASTAMADQVVKIGSVEPTTGGISHLGKDNENGARLAVEEINAKGLTIGGKKITLQLDAQDDAADPRQATQVAQKLVDDKVVAVIGHLNSGTSIPASKIYSDAGIVQISPSATNPTYTQQGFKTTYRVVATDAQQGPALASYAQSKGVKSVAVIDDSTAYGQGLANEFEKKAKALGLKVLSHDATNDKAVDFRAILTKVKGENPDAIMYGGMDATGGPLAKQAKQLGLRAKILSGDGVCTDSLAELAGPAADNVLCSQAGAALEKMPGGADFLAKYQKRFNQGIKFDAPFAYDAVYIAVDAMKRANSTDPAKILAAMPATKYEGVIGTTTFDSKGDLTHGIISIYGYKSGKKTFLDQVKM, encoded by the coding sequence ATGGAACGAAGCACTGTCGGCATGCGCTGCAAACCCCTGATCACCGTCGCACTGGCTGCCGCCGCATTCGCGGCCGCGTCGACCGCGATGGCCGACCAGGTCGTGAAGATCGGCAGCGTCGAACCGACGACGGGCGGCATCTCGCACCTCGGCAAGGACAACGAGAACGGTGCGCGCCTCGCGGTCGAGGAAATCAACGCGAAGGGCCTCACGATCGGCGGCAAGAAGATCACACTGCAACTCGATGCACAGGATGACGCGGCCGACCCGCGCCAGGCCACCCAGGTCGCGCAGAAGCTCGTCGACGACAAGGTCGTCGCCGTCATCGGCCACCTGAACTCGGGCACGTCGATCCCGGCGTCGAAGATCTATAGCGACGCGGGCATCGTGCAGATCTCGCCGTCGGCCACGAACCCGACCTACACGCAGCAAGGCTTCAAGACGACCTACCGCGTGGTCGCGACCGACGCGCAGCAAGGCCCGGCGCTCGCGAGCTACGCGCAGTCGAAGGGCGTGAAGAGCGTCGCGGTGATCGACGATTCGACCGCGTACGGCCAGGGCCTCGCGAACGAGTTCGAGAAGAAGGCGAAGGCGCTCGGCCTGAAGGTGCTGTCGCACGACGCGACCAACGACAAGGCGGTCGACTTCCGCGCGATCCTGACGAAGGTCAAGGGCGAGAACCCGGACGCGATCATGTACGGCGGCATGGACGCCACCGGCGGCCCGCTCGCGAAGCAGGCGAAGCAGCTCGGCCTGCGCGCGAAGATCCTGTCCGGCGACGGCGTGTGCACCGACTCGCTGGCCGAGCTGGCCGGCCCGGCGGCCGACAACGTGCTGTGCTCGCAGGCCGGCGCCGCGCTCGAGAAGATGCCGGGCGGCGCGGACTTCCTCGCGAAATACCAGAAGCGCTTCAACCAGGGCATCAAGTTCGATGCGCCGTTCGCGTATGACGCGGTCTACATCGCGGTCGACGCGATGAAGCGCGCGAACTCGACCGACCCGGCGAAGATCCTCGCGGCGATGCCGGCGACGAAGTACGAAGGCGTGATCGGCACGACGACGTTCGATTCGAAGGGCGACCTGACGCACGGGATCATCTCGATCTACGGCTACAAGAGCGGCAAGAAGACCTTCCTCGACCAGGTGAAGATGTAA
- a CDS encoding nitroreductase: MNKPDKSSKARAALDQLFSGMAPTDATRASRPGNPFEASADDASAGTGGRGGIEVTLSTRIQLRGYPNANAFMKRMAEAWGLEWGMYDSVKAIATLPVGWRARRLPEVTQIVDGHDVLRAESSLQGGEMSYLKVHPRYYIDARKGLGWGKSSKASDDPDLDGPDWNCFVIDREKSIEVHELTTSSLKADMDNARATLLKWLDENYPKHRDPFAYWSDCEGAS; this comes from the coding sequence ATGAACAAGCCGGACAAGTCGTCGAAAGCGCGTGCCGCGCTCGACCAGCTGTTTTCGGGCATGGCGCCCACGGATGCGACGCGCGCGTCGCGTCCTGGCAATCCGTTCGAAGCGAGCGCGGACGATGCATCCGCCGGCACGGGCGGCCGCGGCGGTATCGAGGTCACGCTGTCGACCCGGATCCAGTTGCGCGGCTATCCGAATGCGAACGCGTTCATGAAGCGCATGGCCGAAGCATGGGGGCTGGAGTGGGGGATGTACGACAGCGTCAAGGCCATCGCGACGCTGCCCGTCGGTTGGCGAGCGCGCCGGCTGCCGGAAGTCACGCAAATCGTCGACGGACACGACGTGCTGCGCGCGGAGAGCAGCCTGCAGGGCGGCGAAATGTCGTATCTGAAAGTGCATCCGCGGTACTACATCGACGCACGCAAGGGATTGGGCTGGGGCAAGTCGTCGAAGGCGTCCGACGATCCGGATCTCGATGGCCCCGACTGGAACTGCTTCGTGATCGATCGCGAAAAGTCCATCGAAGTGCACGAACTGACGACTTCGTCGCTGAAAGCCGACATGGACAACGCGCGGGCGACGTTGCTGAAATGGCTGGACGAGAACTATCCGAAACATCGCGATCCTTTCGCTTACTGGTCGGATTGCGAAGGAGCGTCGTAA
- a CDS encoding DMT family transporter produces MNTLSTPSSRTARQPLIAAGAVAFTIVSWASAFPFIRIGLHGLTPLQLAAARFATAAVLIVAWLAVRRPRVPTRGDALRFLLCGFLGIALYNALLNTGEQTVSAGAASFIVNTLPIFTALLAAVFLGERFNRWGWLGSLVSLAGIAVIARGQPGGLVLGAGSTLILGAALCSASYFVLQRRLIPVYGALACTAYTLLAGALLLTPWLPGALVALGSGSRDTALAVLMLGIFPAALGYATWTFALGYFGAARAANFLYLTPAVATVLSMALTGERPGIETVCGGLLAIAGVIFVALRGRS; encoded by the coding sequence ATGAACACGCTCTCCACCCCGTCGTCGCGCACTGCGCGGCAGCCGCTGATCGCGGCCGGCGCGGTCGCCTTCACGATCGTCTCGTGGGCGTCCGCTTTCCCGTTCATCCGGATCGGCCTGCATGGCCTGACGCCGCTGCAGCTCGCGGCGGCGCGCTTCGCCACCGCAGCCGTGCTGATCGTCGCGTGGCTCGCGGTGCGGCGGCCGCGCGTGCCGACCCGCGGCGACGCGCTACGCTTCCTGTTGTGCGGCTTTCTCGGCATCGCGCTCTACAACGCGCTGCTCAATACCGGCGAGCAAACCGTCTCGGCCGGCGCGGCGAGCTTCATCGTGAACACGCTGCCGATCTTCACGGCGCTGCTGGCCGCCGTGTTTCTCGGCGAGCGCTTCAATCGCTGGGGCTGGCTCGGCTCGCTGGTCAGCCTCGCCGGCATCGCGGTGATCGCACGCGGGCAGCCGGGCGGCCTCGTCCTCGGTGCGGGCAGCACGCTGATTCTCGGCGCGGCCCTGTGTTCGGCCAGCTACTTCGTGCTGCAGCGGCGGCTGATTCCGGTGTACGGCGCGCTGGCCTGCACCGCGTACACGCTGCTGGCCGGCGCGCTGCTGCTCACGCCGTGGCTGCCGGGCGCGCTCGTGGCGCTGGGCAGCGGGTCGCGCGACACCGCGCTGGCCGTGCTGATGCTCGGCATCTTCCCCGCCGCGCTGGGTTACGCGACCTGGACCTTTGCACTCGGCTACTTCGGCGCGGCGCGCGCCGCCAACTTCCTCTACCTGACGCCGGCGGTCGCGACGGTCCTGTCGATGGCGCTGACCGGCGAGCGACCCGGCATCGAGACGGTGTGCGGCGGCTTGCTGGCGATTGCCGGCGTGATCTTCGTGGCGTTGCGCGGACGTTCGTAG
- a CDS encoding porin — protein MKQIRSFALLALPAALYAAGAHAQSSVTLYGIVDAGIAYVHNAQNANGSNASSLVKFSSGNLSGSRWGLRGTEDLGGGLAALFQLENGFNIGTGALGQGGREFGRKAIVGLASSTYGTVTLGRQYDPVVDLVQGLTQDNYFGGVFATPGDLDNYDNSLRVSNSVKYTSPLISGFQFEGLYGFGGVAGATGSGRTYSFGASYANGPLSLGAGFFYANGGSTAANGVRTWSSSSDTLFNTVINQGFSSAKSIQIVRVAGQYVAGPATFGLAYSNTQYGADTLSAFTQNAKFNNGSAFFNWQFSPALRAGVGYNYTSLTGPSSAHYNQVNLGADYALSKRTDLYALFGYQKASGNTLNANGAVVKAAASVGSYGVNSGTDTQELAIVGIRHKF, from the coding sequence ATGAAACAGATCCGTTCATTCGCACTGCTCGCGCTGCCGGCCGCGCTCTACGCCGCCGGCGCGCACGCACAAAGCAGCGTCACGCTGTACGGCATCGTCGATGCGGGCATCGCGTACGTGCACAACGCGCAGAACGCGAACGGCAGCAACGCGTCGAGCCTCGTCAAGTTCAGCAGCGGCAACCTGTCGGGCAGCCGCTGGGGGCTGCGCGGCACCGAGGATCTCGGCGGTGGCCTGGCGGCGCTGTTCCAGCTCGAGAATGGCTTCAACATCGGCACCGGCGCGCTCGGCCAGGGCGGGCGCGAATTCGGCCGCAAGGCCATCGTCGGCCTCGCGAGCAGCACGTACGGCACCGTCACGCTCGGCCGCCAGTACGATCCGGTCGTCGATCTCGTACAGGGTCTTACGCAGGACAACTACTTCGGCGGCGTGTTCGCGACGCCGGGCGACCTCGACAACTACGACAACAGCCTGCGCGTCAGCAACTCGGTGAAATACACGAGCCCGCTGATCTCGGGCTTCCAGTTCGAAGGCCTGTACGGCTTCGGCGGCGTGGCGGGCGCCACCGGCAGCGGCCGCACGTACAGCTTCGGCGCAAGCTATGCGAACGGCCCGCTGTCGCTCGGCGCCGGCTTCTTCTACGCGAACGGCGGCTCCACCGCGGCGAACGGCGTGCGCACGTGGTCGAGCAGCTCGGACACGCTGTTCAACACCGTGATCAACCAGGGCTTCTCGAGCGCGAAGTCGATTCAGATCGTGCGCGTGGCCGGCCAGTACGTGGCCGGTCCCGCCACCTTCGGCCTCGCGTATTCGAACACGCAGTACGGCGCGGACACGCTGTCGGCGTTCACCCAGAACGCGAAGTTCAACAACGGCTCGGCGTTCTTCAACTGGCAGTTCTCGCCGGCGCTGCGCGCGGGCGTTGGCTACAACTACACGTCGCTGACGGGGCCGAGTTCCGCGCACTACAACCAGGTCAACCTTGGCGCGGACTACGCGCTGTCGAAACGCACCGACCTGTATGCACTGTTCGGCTACCAGAAGGCGAGCGGCAACACGCTCAACGCGAACGGCGCGGTCGTGAAGGCCGCCGCGTCGGTCGGCTCGTACGGCGTGAACTCCGGCACCGATACGCAGGAACTCGCGATCGTCGGGATTCGCCACAAGTTCTGA